In a genomic window of Ipomoea triloba cultivar NCNSP0323 chromosome 3, ASM357664v1:
- the LOC116012158 gene encoding probable helicase MAGATAMA 3: MEIAKEKQRPGQGLIDAVFSWSLEDMMNKDLYRDKVKKIPDTFMSTDHYLNYFINPLLEETRADLYSNMTNSLRNAQACEVLDVKISKGFKYPKDLLYDIFLKTTRGGGDDSKQPYEPEVGDLIAFSDVRPKRVEDLNRPKMSYVIAVVQGRKDDGSAMFPILSSKPVTFKKNMEKGREGDKLFVVYLTSLTTNIRIWKSLNMDMENVNLKIIKTVLQIDPKDEGNCALCTNRGTQGTNLLNAKAALQSFGLDNSQEEAVLSCVKARNCVHRSSVKLIWGPPGTGKTKTVASLLSVLSNMKCRTLTCAPTNIAVIGVAKRVLKLVRASLQYDPYGLGDIVVFGNGERMKIDDHEDLGEVFLDNRVDALASCLSPLNGWQVGLNWMINLLEEPEEEYQKYLGDEKVAKRNVVQCHRGKGYTGKVTLLTFEEFVLNKYESLAKRLEFCMTTLYTHLPTSYFPLEIVKKMVTTHNLLQTLGALLKTVAETCGGQRDALKGIKVSFPKSKKHIDALQTTKSECVVMLKLLSGSVTLPNLSGNNQIRSFCLKSAVLIFSTVSSSSKLHSEGTTPIELLVIDEAAQLKECESTIPLQLPGLRHAILIGDEKQLPAMVQSEICKKAGFRRSLFERLVKLGHKKHLLNVQYRMHPSISLFPNKKFYKGKVMNGPNVRDTRYEKRFLKGDMFGPYSFINISNGKEDPDEKSSSKNMAEVSAVAEIIAMLYREFLHSKQRVRVGCISPYKAQVFAIQEKLGKKYSTDVESDFCVNVRSVDGFQGGEEDVIIISTVRSNGSGSVGFLSNFQRANVALTRARYCLWVLGNGTTLINSDSVWRDLVQHSKVRGCYYDACNDKNLGKAVADASDELTTKLSAKISATTRNDKPSKFSIASPSDKPSKLSATTPNDKPSKFSVASSSDKPIMLSATTPNDKPSKCSARSPSDKSINSSNTFWGAFCFKNVIISVGIFTGLAYLSKRNL; the protein is encoded by the exons ATGGAAATTGCAAAGGAGAAACAACGTCCAGGGCAAGGGTTGATCGATGCAGTGTTTTCTTGGTCTTTAGAGGACATGATGAACAAGGATTTGTATAGAGACAAG GTTAAGAAAATCCCAGATACCTTCATGTCCACGGATCATTACCTCAATTATTTCATCAATCCACTTCTTGAAGAAACGCGTGCTGATTTGTACTCAAACATGACAAATTCACTCCGAAATGCCCAGGCTTGTGAGGTCTTAGATGTGAAAATCTCCAAGGGTTTCAAGTACCCTAAAGATTTGTTATACGATATTTTCTTGAAGACAACTAGAGGGGGTGGTGATGATAGTAAACAACCGTATGAACCTGAGGTTGGGGATCTAATTGCATTCTCTGATGTGAGGCCCAAACGTGTTGAGGATTTGAACAGACCAAAGATGTCGTATGTCATAGCTGTAGTCCAAGGCAGGAAAGATGATGGTTCAGCAATGTTTCCAATCTTGTCATCAAAGCCCGTTACCTTCAAGAAAAACATGgagaaagggagagagggaGATAAGCTTTTTGTTGTTTATCTTACTAGTTTGACAACAAATATTCGCATATGGAAATCTCTGAATATGGACATGGAAAATGTTAACTTAAAGATTATCAAAACAGTGTTGCAAATTGATCCGAAA GATGAAGGAAATTGTGCCCTCTGCACCAATAGAGGAACTCAAGGTACTAATTTGTTGAATGCTAAGGCAGCTCTACAATCCTTTGGATTAGATAATTCCCAGGAAGAAGCTGTTTTGAGCTGTGTAAAAGCAAGAAACTGTGTTCACCGAAGTTCTGTTAAGCTGATTTGGGGTCCTCCCGGAACTGGGAAAACAAAGACAGTTGCCTCCTTGTTATCTGTCCTCTCCAATATGAAATGCAGAACACTGACTTGTGCTCCAACGAACATTGCAGTCATAGGAGTTGCAAAGCGGGTATTGAAACTGGTAAGGGCTAGTCTCCAGTATGATCCTTATGGTCTAGGAGACATTGTTGTTTTTGGTAATGGAgaaagaatgaagattgatgATCATGAGGATTTAGGGGAAGTGTTTTTGGATAACCGTGTTGATGCGCTTGCTAGCTGCTTGTCTCCATTGAATGGATGGCAAGTAGGTTTGAATTGGATGATAAATTTGCTCGAGGAACCTGAAGAGGAATATCAGAAGTACTTAGGAGACGAAAAAGTGGCCAAACGCAATGTTGTTCAATGTCACCGAGGGAAGGGTTACACGGGGAAGGTAACACTTTTGACATTTGAGGAATTTGTTTTGAACAAGTATGAATCCTTAGCGAAGCGATTAGAGTTTTGTATGACAACCTTGTACACTCATTTGCCTACTTCATACTTCCCTTTGGAAATAGTGAAGAAGATGGTTACAACACATAATTTACTTCAAACTCTTGGAGCATTGTTGAAAACTGTTGCTGAGACATGTGGAGGACAGAGAGATGCCCTTAAGGGGattaaagtttcttttcccaaGTCCAAGAAGCACATTGATGCATTGCAGACAACAAAATCAGAATGTGTAGTAATGTTAAAGCTTCTTAGTGGCAGCGTTACTCTCCCAAATCTTTCTGGAAACAATCAAATTCGAAGCTTTTGTTTAAAAAGTGCAGTCTTGATTTTCTCTACTGTCTCGAGTTCATCCAAACTGCACTCTGAAGGGACAACACCAATAGAGCTGTTGGTAATTGATGAAGCTGCTCAGCTTAAAGAATGTGAATCCACTATTCCCTTGCAGCTACCCGGTCTTCGCCATGCTATACTCATTGGAGATGAGAAACAATTGCCAGCAATGGTTCAGAGCGAG ATTTGCAAGAAGGCTGGTTTCAGGAGGAGCTTGTTTGAGAGGCTGGTTAAATTAGGACACAAGAAGCACCTCCTCAACGTTCAATACAGAATGCATCCCTCAATTAGTCTGTTCCCGAATAAGAAATTCTACAAAGGGAAGGTAATGAATGGTCCTAATGTCAGAGACACAAGATATGAGAAGCGATTTCTCAAAGGAGACATGTTTGGACCGTATTCTTTCATCAACATAAGCAATGGAAAAGAAGATCCAGATGAGAAAAGTAGTAGTAAAAACATGGCAGAAGTTTCCGCAGTAGCTGAGATTATTGCTATGCTCTACAGAG AGTTTCTACATTCAAAACAAAGAGTCCGGGTTGGTTGCATATCACCATATAAGGCTCAGGTTTTTGCAATCCAAGAAAAGCTTGGCAAGAAATACAGCACAGATGTGGAGAGTGACTTCTGTGTGAATGTACGATCTGTAGATGGATTTCAAGGCGGAGAAGAAGATGTGATCATCATATCTACAGTTCGGTCTAATGGAAGTGGATCAGTGGGCTTCTTGTCCAACTTTCAGCGAGCAAATGTGGCTCTGACTCGGGCAAG ATACTGCCTTTGGGTATTAGGCAATGGCACGACTTTGATCAATAGCGATTCAGTTTGGAGAGACTTAGTACAACATTCTAAGGTCCGCGGGTGCTACTATGATGCCTGCAATGATAAGAACTTGGGAAAAGCAGTTGCAGATGCATCTGATGAGTTAACAACCAAGTTATCAGCCAAGATTTCCGCTACCACTCGAAATGATAAGCCTAGCAAGTTTTCTATCGCGAGCCCAAGTGATAAACCTAGCAAGCTTTCTGCTACCACTCCAAATGATAAGCCTAGCAAGTTTTCTGTCGCGAGCTCAAGTGATAAACCTATTATGCTTTCTGCCACCACTCCAAATGATAAGCCTAGCAAGTGTTCAGCTAGGAGTCCAAGTGATAAATCTATAAATTCTTCCAACACCTTCTGGGGAGCTTTTTGCTTTAAAAATGTCATTATTTCTGTTGGTATATTTACTGGTTTGGCGTATTTGTCAAAAAGAAATTTGTGA
- the LOC116012244 gene encoding uncharacterized protein LOC116012244, with protein sequence MEIAKKKGGKKRGGQGLIDIVFSWSLEDVMNKNLYKDKVKEIPDTFLSEEHYLNSFMHPLLEETRADLYSNMTDSLRNAPSCEVLDLGTGKGFNPPNDLFYEIRLKRTRNGYGESKTPYEPQGGELIALSDVRPKRIEDLNRPKISYLIAVVGSRDDDDDSDWFPILSSKPIIFQKNNEEKKKGDELFIVYLTSLVTNIRIWNSLKMDLESANLNIIRTVLQVHQDDAANSAPEEIEEKHVQDDRNCDLCTQQETESTISLNARAAIHSFGLDDSQEMAILSCVTTTQCVHRNSVKLIWGPPGTGKTKTVASMLSVLFNMKCRSLTCAPTNIAVIGVAKRFMVMVRESLQYGSYGLGDIVLVGNKERMKVVDHEDLWDVFLAYRVNALASCVSPSVGWQVGLISMISLLEEPEVLYKKYLETVKEKDEDSDEEPGSGEVNAAEKDGLITKKDLKKTRISNPLNKFIIQTIKENKKKKSISKKSSRNNAKCHKGKGCTSREVKIWTFDEFILKKYESLVEQLEFCMKTLYTHLPTSYISLEAVMNMVRAINLLPTLGALLKTLSETHGGLRDGFKGTDAGGHLYAFRTVKSECVALLTLLRGSIRLPNFFEKYEIQSFCLKSAVLIFSTASSSSKLHGSAPIEVVVIDEAAQLKECESTIPLHLPGVRHAVLIGDEKQLPAMVQSKICEKAKFGRSLFERLVKLGHKKHLLNIQYRMHPSISLFPNKKFYEEKVTNGPNVTNIRYEKRFLKGNMYGPYSFINISKGREEFDDNCSCRNMAEACAVAKIVAMLCRESRASKQRVRVGCISPYKAQVFAIQEMLGKKYSTDVESDFSVNVRSVDGFQGGEEDVIIISTVRSNGRGAVGFLSNFQRTNVALTRARYCLWVLGNGATLINSGTVWRDIVVDSIARGCYYDACNDKDLGIALAYVSDELTTKFSAMSLGHKPAFGKKKIFENRDRFSYKQRRG encoded by the exons ATGgaaattgcaaagaagaaaGGAGGGAAGAAACGTGGAGGGCAGGGCTTGATCGATATAGTGTTCTCGTGGTCTTTAGAAGACGTGATGAACAAAAATCTGTACAAAGACAAG GTTAAGGAAATTCCAGATACCTTCTTGTCCGAGGAGCATTATCTCAATTCATTCATGCATCCCCTTCTTGAAGAAACACGTGCTGATTTGTACTCAAACATGACAGACTCACTCCGTAATGCCCCGTCCTGTGAGGTCTTAGACTTAGGAACCGGCAAGGGTTTCAACCCCCCTAATGATCTGTTCTACGAGATCCGCTTGAAGAGAACTAGAAATGGTTATGGTGAGAGTAAAACACCATATGAACCACAGGGTGGTGAACTAATTGCTCTCTCTGATGTGAGGCCTAAGCGCATAGAGGACCTGAACAGACCAAAGATATCCTATCTCATAGCTGTAGTAGGAAGcagggatgatgatgatgattcagatTGGTTTCCAATCCTATCATCAAAGCCCATTATCTTCCAAAAGAACAATGAGGAGAAGAAAAAGGGAGATGAACTTTTTATTGTCTATCTTACTAGTTTGGTTACAAATATTCGCATATGGAATTCTCTGAAAATGGACCTGGAAAGTGCTAACTTGAATATTATCAGAACAGTGTTGCAAGTTCATCAGGAT GATGCAGCAAATTCTGCCCCagaagaaattgaagagaaacaTGTCCAGGATGATAGAAATTGTGACCTTTGTACCCAACAAGAAACTGAATCTACTATTTCATTGAATGCTAGAGCAGCCATACACTCGTTTGGATTAGATGATTCCCAGGAAATGGCTATTCTGAGTTGTGTAACAACAACACAATGTGTGCACCGAAATAGTGTTAAGCTAATTTGGGGTCCTCCTGGGACTGGGAAAACAAAGACAGTTGCCTCCATGTTATCAGTCCTCTTCAATATGAAATGCAGATCTTTGACTTGTGCTCCAACAAACATTGCAGTCATTGGAGTTGCAAAGCGGTTTATGGTAATGGTACGAGAAAGCCTCCAATATGGGTCTTATGGTCTAGGAGACATTGTTTTGGTTGGTAACAAGGAAAGAATGAAGGTAGTGGATCACGAGGATCTGTGGGATGTGTTTCTGGCTTATCGTGTCAATGCTCTTGCTAGCTGTGTATCACCTTCGGTTGGGTGGCAAGTTGGTTTGATCTCGATGATAAGTTTGCTTGAAGAACCGGAAGTGTTgtacaaaaaatatttagaaacagtAAAAGAGAAGGATGAAGACAGTGATGAAGAACCTGGGAGTGGAGAAGTGAATGCTGCTGAGAAAGATGGTTTGATCACAAAGAAAGACTTGAAAAAAACAAGGATAAGTAATCCTTTGAACAAGTTCATTATTCAGACCATAAAggaaaacaagaagaaaaaatcGATAAGTAAAAAATCTTCTCGGAACAATGCTAAATGTCATAAAGGAAAGGGATGCACTAGCAGAGAGGTAAAGATTTGGACATTTGATGAATTCATTTTGAAGAAGTATGAATCTTTAGTGGAGCAATTAGAGTTTTGTATGAAAACCTTGTACACTCATTTGCCCACCTCATACATCTCTCTGGAAGCAGTCATGAATATGGTTAGAGCAATTAATTTGCTTCCAACTCTTGGAGCATTGTTGAAAACTCTCTCTGAGACACATGGAGGACTGAGAGATGGCTTTAAGGGGACCGATGCTGGAGGACACCTTTATGCATTTAGGACAGTAAAATCGGAATGCGTTGCACTGTTAACACTTCTTCGTGGCAGCATTCGCCTCccaaatttttttgaaaaatatgaaattcagAGCTTTTGTTTGAAAAGTGCAGTCTTGATTTTCTCAACTGCCTCAAGTTCATCCAAGTTGCATGGCAGTGCGCCAATTGAGGTGGTGGTGATTGATGAAGCCGCTCAGCTTAAAGAATGTGAATCCACTATTCCCTTGCATCTACCCGGTGTTCGCCATGCTGTACTCATTGGAGATGAGAAACAATTGCCAGCAATGGTTCAAAGCAAG ATTTGCGAGAAGGCTAAATTCGGGAGGAGCTTGTTTGAGAGGCTGGTTAAATTAGGACACAAGAAGCACCTTCTTAACATTCAATACAGAATGCATCCCTCAATTAGTTTGTTCCCAAACAAGAAATTCTACGAAGAGAAGGTCACAAATGGTCCTAATGTCACCAACATAAGATATGAGAAGCGATTTCTCAAAGGAAACATGTATGGACCATATTCTTTCATCAACATAAGCAAGGGAAGAGAAGAGTTTGATGACAATTGTAGTTGTAGAAACATGGCAGAAGCTTGTGCAGTAGCCAAGATTGTTGCAATGCTTTGCAGAG AATCTCGAGCTTCGAAACAAAGAGTTCGTGTTGGCTGCATATCACCTTACAAAGCTCAGGTCTTTGCCATCCAAGAAATGCTTGGCAAGAAATACAGCACAGATGTGGAGAGTGACTTCTCGGTGAATGTACGTTCTGTAGATGGGTTTCAAGGCGGAGAGGAAGACGTGATCATCATATCAACGGTTCGGTCTAATGGAAGAGGAGCAGTGGGCTTCTTGTCCAACTTCCAGCGCACAAATGTCGCCTTGACTCGGGCTAG ATACTGCCTTTGGGTTTTGGGCAACGGTGCGACCTTGATCAATAGCGGTACAGTTTGGAGGGACATCGTCGTAGATTCTATTGCCCGCGGCTGCTACTATGATGCCTGCAATGACAAGGACTTGGGAATAGCACTTGCATATGTGTCTGATGAGCTAACCACCAAGTTCTCTGCAATGAGTCTTGGCCATAAACCTGCCTTTGG AAAGAAGAAGATTTTTGAGAATAGAGATCGGTTTTCATACAAACAGAGACGGGGTTGA